The genomic segment CTTCATTAATACCAGCCATTCGGATATTTTTGGTTCCCTTTTCTTCATTCAGGGCTTTTAAAAGCTCTTTGATTTTTACAAACCCTTGTTTATCAGGAACTAAACCAAATTCATCTGGTCTGCTTCCCAGGACATAAGATAAAAATTTTGATAATTGTTTTAAAGATTGTTGTTGATTCATTTTGTTATCGGTAAGTTTTTAAGTTTTGATAAAGCCTGTGGTTAATTATTTTCAGTTTTTAAAACCAGCACATATAAATCTCCATAATGTTTCATATGGCCTGCTGCAATTTCAGCATATTGGCCGTTTCCCCAAAAAATATCAGCCCGTGCCGGGCCTTTTATAGCTCCTCCTGTATCCTGGGTTAGAATAAATCTTGAAAAATCAATCCATTTGATGATTTTATTTTTATTATCACTGCCTGTCAGAGGTTTTTGGGCCTGGATAAAACCAAGGGCAGGCAAAGGAAAAATTGTTCTGTCAACTGCAATAGATCTCCCTGGAGTCAGTTTTACATTAATTGCTCCCAGGGGACCTTGTTTTTCAATACTGAAAAATATATAGCTTGGATTGTGATTTAAAATCTGATCTGTTTCTTCAGGATGATCTTTTATGTATTCCTTAATTTTCTGCATTGACATCAATTGCCTGGGAATTTTTTGTTCATCAATGAGCAGCTTGCCTATGCTTCTATACGGCCGCCCGTTTTTTGAATGATAATGAACATTTATAAAGCTGCCGTCAGTCAGGGCAATCTTTCCGGAACCCTGGATTTGAAGAAAAAAAAGTGCCACAGGATCCTTTACCCATGCCAGTTCTTTTGCCTTGCCTTGCAGTGCATTGTTTTTTTCTATATCTTCCCGGTCATGGTATGGAACAAAGGTTTTGCCCTCTACCCTGCCGATAATCTTATGACCCTGAAGTTTCGAGGAAAAAGCTGAAAGATCAACAATTGAGAGATCAGACGGGGGACCGTAAACAGGATATTTGTATTCAGGGGTCTGGTGCGGGCTGCCATATAAAAGAGGTTCATAATATCCGGTAAAAAGAACCTTTTGGGTGTCTTTGCCTCCTGATGATTTATAAACCGCATATTTTGATTTAATGAATTTATTTAATTCTTTTTCAGGGGGTCTGGTTTTAATAAAATTCAGAAATAATTCCAGGGATCTGATAATATGAAGGGTATTAAATGAGTCCTGCCCAAACTTAAAGGTTCTATCAGATGGAATCTTATGAAGATATTTAAGGCTTTGTTCAATACCCTGCTCAAGTTTATCAAAAGCCAGGTCATCGTTAAATATTGGATATGATGAGGATGAAAGTTTTATAAGACCTTTTTGATCTTTGGCACATCCTGATATTAATGCAAGGCAGAGCAGTATTATTAAAAATGCAAAAAAATATTTTTTCATGGATTTATTCAGATACAAAAGAACGGCCTCTTATAAATGTCCCGCTTTTGCCTCCTGATTTTTCAATAAGATAAATATCAGATATGGTGATTTCCCTGTCATAAGATTTGCACATATCATAAATTGTAAGTGCTGCTATTGATACTGCTGTTATTGCTTCCATTTCTATGCCTGTCTGGTCTATGATTTTTGCAGCAGCTTTAATAAGGATGGAATTAGTTTCCGGGTCTGGGAAAAAATCAACCTGGACATGGGTCAGGTTCAGGGGATGGCACATGGGTATCAGTTCAGCAGTTTTCTTGGCTCCCATAATACCTGCAATACGGGCAGCTTCAAGAACATTGCCTTTTTGAACAGTTTTATATTGTATTCTTTCAAAGGTTTCTTTGTTCATGGAAACCACAGCCTGGGCATGGGCTATGCGGAGGGTTGGTTTTTTATCAGAAATATCAACCATTCTTATCCGGCCTTCCTGGTCAATATGGGTAAATTCAGGCATTGGACTATTCCTTAAAAAATTCTGTTTTAGTTGTAACTGTTGATTTTACTGCATTTAATGTGTCTGTTAGAGAAGCAATTACGTTTTCACGTATATCACCTGCTACCACAAGACCCATTACATCATCACCTACAGCCAGATTACGGTCTTCATTAATTTCAATAAGAATATCAATAATACCAGGCCGTTTTTTCTGTTCATCAATTATTTGTTTGAGTTTTTCATGGTCAACAGCTACTTTAAGGCCGGTTACTTCTTCGCCGCTGCGGGAGGTTTCGCGGACAACCCCGTTATGGCATAAAATCATTCCTGATTTATGATAATCAGGATGAGTTTTTATTTTTTCTATCATTTTTGAGATATTCATTATTTATACGCCTTTTATTTTACGAAATGCTTCTTTAAATGTACGGTAAAATCTTTCATTTTCATTAATTGCAATTTCAATAAGCTTTTCAAACCTGTCCATATCGCTGACATTTATAATCATATTAACACTTTTATTAAATGCTGTCATATTGTCCCCTGTGCGCAGCCGTTCCGAGATCAGCAGTACAAACATATTGCGCCTGTTAAACATGTTTAACTGGCTCAGGTATTTGAGAACATGATTCATTTCAGGGTCCCTGGTGCCAAATAATTCATTAAGTATCACCAGGTTAAAATCACGAAATCTCATCTGCTTCAAGGTATCTCTTGGAGAAGAAGACTCAAGGATATGATAATTCATTTTTTCAATGATTTTTTTTATTGCAGCCCTTCTTCCTGGGTCTGATTCGCATAATATCGCTGTTTTTGCTCCTTCTTCCAGAAATTCAAAAGGGTCTTCTGCTATACCGCCGTTTTCATCAGGAATTTCAGGCGGTTTTTCCTGTTTTGTGTTTTCAGGTTTTGGTTTTCCAGGTTTTATATTTTCAGGAGGTGTTTTTTCTGTATTGGAAACAGATATTTTATTTTTGCATTTAGGACATGCAATATTAAACGCCTTTCCTTTGGGCACTTTATTATCAGGAATCTTGATAGTATGACTGCATTTATTGCATACAATATCCATATTTTTATCCAATCTTTATTTTATGCCATTTCCAGGTTGTCAATATCAGTAGTTGCTTCACCGCGCTTGCTTTTGACCATATCAATTCCCCTGCCGACAATACCTTTGCGGGAGCAGTATGACATGGCTGTTTCTTCGGTAATAAGACCTTTTTCAAACAGTTCTATTATATAATCATCAAAGGTAGTCATTCCAAATGCCTTGCTGGCAGATTGAATTTCATAAAATGTTTTACCTTCTGTTTCACCGTTTAATATGGTTTCCCTGGATCTCAGGTTGCTTCCAAGAATATCAAAGGCTGCAACCCTGCCGCCCCCTACTTTGGGAAGCAGGCGCTGGCATACAATCCATCTTACAGTACCGGAAAGCCTTATGCGTATCTGCTTTTCTTCTTCTATTGAAAACATGCCGAGAACACGGTCAATACTCTGGCCTGCATCAACAGTATGCAGGGTGCTGACAACCAGATGGCCTGTTTCAGCCGCACTTACTCCTATCTCAACAGTTTCCCTGTCACGCATTTCACCAATAAGGATAACCTTTGGCCCCTGGCGGAGGGCGGCCCTGAGTCCGCTTGCAAAGGTATCGAAATCATTACCCATTTCCCGCTGGTTAAAGGTTGCTTTTTTATGGGGATGGGAAAATTCAACAGGGTCTTCAAGTGTTACAACATGAACAGGCAGGGTTTCATTCATTTCATTAAGAACTGCGGCCAGGGAGGTTGATTTTCCGCTTCCTGTTGAGCCTGTAACAAATATGATCCCGTTTTTTTCCTTGGTCATTCTTAAAAAAGCCTCAGGCAGATTGAGGTCTTGAAGCGTGGGTATTTTTGTTTCCAGTTTCCTGAGAACTATTGAATACATGCCCCTTTGGGAAAAAATATTAACCCTGAAACGTGCCTTGCCAGGAAGTGCATAAGCCAGGTCGCAGGAACCTTCTCTCAGCAGTGTTTCTGTTAATCGTTTATCCCTGTTAATCAGGTTTAGTGCAAATATTTCAGTTTGAAACGGGGTAAGTTCCTCAAATGGCGGATCAATTTCAACACCTACCATCTGGCCTGCACTTTCTACCTGAAAGGGTTTTCCGACTGTAATATTCAAATCTGATACACTGCCGTAAGAATCCAGCATCCTGGTTAAAATATGATCTATTTCTTGTTTTTTCATTTTTTTTCCTTAAAAATCAAAAATGAATATTTATTTCATATACTTTAGATTATTATGCATCTGTAAAATCAGAAGGCGGAGTTTTCAGAAATGGTCTGAATTTAGCTTTTTCATTGGATTTCATATATGCTTCTTCAGCACTGATCCATCCTTTTTCCAATAATATCATAATAGCATCATCAAGAAGCTGCATACCGTATTTTTTTCCTGTCTGCATGGCTGAATTGATCTGGTAGGTTTTATTTTCACGAACCAGGTTTCTTACAGCAGGAGTAGCTATTAAAATCTCCTGGGCTGCACAGCGCCCTTTTTTATCAATCCGTTTAAAAAGGTTTTGGGCAACAACTGCACGGATACCGTCAGCCAGGGTGGATCTGATCTGATCTTGTTCACTGGATGGAAAAACCTCAATAATACGGTCAACGGTTTTTGCAGCACTGCTTGTATGCAGGGTTCCAAATACAAGATGGCCTGTTGATGCAGCTTCAACAGCCAGGGCAATGGTTTCAAGATCCCTCATTTCACCTACAAGGATAATATCAGGGTCTTCCCTGAGAGCGCCTTTTAGAGCTGCTGAAAATGATTTGGTATGACTGCCTACTTCCCTGTGGTTTACAATACAGTTCTGGCTTACATGAACAAATTCCACAGGGTCTTCAACTGTCAGGATGTGGTCTTTACGGGTTTTATTGGCTTCATCAATAATAGCAGCCAGGGTTGTGGATTTTCCGCTTCCAGTAGGGCCTGTAACAACAGCCAGTCCTCTGGGAAGACCTGCCAGTTTTGAAAGAACAGGGGGCAGGCCAAGCTGTTCTGCTGTCAGGATAGTGCTGGGTATTTCCCGAAATACTGCTGCACAGCCGTATTTCTGCATGAAAAAATTAGCCCTGTACCTTGCAAGTCCTGGGATTTCATAGCCAAAGTCAACATCCCCTGTTTCTTCAAATACCTTTATCTTGTCTTCAGGGGCAATTTCATAGAGCATGGCTTTTAAGCTGTCATTTTCCAATATTTTATATTTAATACGTTCAATATCGCCCCTTAACCTGAGTGCTGGCGGCTGTCCTGAAACAAGATGCAGGTCAGAGGCTCCCTGGTCGTTCATCAGTTTGAAAAAAGCATCAATTTTTGCCATGTATTTCCTCGGCTTTTATTATAAAGGTTACAGCAAAGATTTTCCCAGCCCAAAAAGACTGGAAACTATAAATTCCTGCAGGAAGATTATTACTAGAAATATAATGATCGGGGAAAAGTCAATCCCCCCGTAACTTACAGGAAGTCGTCTGCGTATCTGGGAAAGAACCGGTTCTGTGAGATTATTTATTATCCTCACAATTTGATTATATGGGTCAGGATTGACCCAGGAAAGAACTGCCCGTGCTATAACAACCCACATATAAAAAGTTAAGGCATAATTAAGCACGGTTGCAAGGGCGATTAAAAAATTACCAATAATAAACATTTGAATTTAAAACCTTTTATTATATATTGTTTAAGTTAGACATTATTATAACGAAATCCATATAATATATCCACTGAAAATTAAAGATATTCATAAGATAAGTCAAGAATTTTCAGACAGTT from the Desulfonema limicola genome contains:
- a CDS encoding murein transglycosylase A — encoded protein: MYLNKSMKKYFFAFLIILLCLALISGCAKDQKGLIKLSSSSYPIFNDDLAFDKLEQGIEQSLKYLHKIPSDRTFKFGQDSFNTLHIIRSLELFLNFIKTRPPEKELNKFIKSKYAVYKSSGGKDTQKVLFTGYYEPLLYGSPHQTPEYKYPVYGPPSDLSIVDLSAFSSKLQGHKIIGRVEGKTFVPYHDREDIEKNNALQGKAKELAWVKDPVALFFLQIQGSGKIALTDGSFINVHYHSKNGRPYRSIGKLLIDEQKIPRQLMSMQKIKEYIKDHPEETDQILNHNPSYIFFSIEKQGPLGAINVKLTPGRSIAVDRTIFPLPALGFIQAQKPLTGSDNKNKIIKWIDFSRFILTQDTGGAIKGPARADIFWGNGQYAEIAAGHMKHYGDLYVLVLKTENN
- the moaC gene encoding cyclic pyranopterin monophosphate synthase MoaC; the encoded protein is MPEFTHIDQEGRIRMVDISDKKPTLRIAHAQAVVSMNKETFERIQYKTVQKGNVLEAARIAGIMGAKKTAELIPMCHPLNLTHVQVDFFPDPETNSILIKAAAKIIDQTGIEMEAITAVSIAALTIYDMCKSYDREITISDIYLIEKSGGKSGTFIRGRSFVSE
- a CDS encoding molybdenum cofactor biosynthesis protein MoaE, with protein sequence MNISKMIEKIKTHPDYHKSGMILCHNGVVRETSRSGEEVTGLKVAVDHEKLKQIIDEQKKRPGIIDILIEINEDRNLAVGDDVMGLVVAGDIRENVIASLTDTLNAVKSTVTTKTEFFKE
- a CDS encoding type IV pilus twitching motility protein PilT, with the translated sequence MKKQEIDHILTRMLDSYGSVSDLNITVGKPFQVESAGQMVGVEIDPPFEELTPFQTEIFALNLINRDKRLTETLLREGSCDLAYALPGKARFRVNIFSQRGMYSIVLRKLETKIPTLQDLNLPEAFLRMTKEKNGIIFVTGSTGSGKSTSLAAVLNEMNETLPVHVVTLEDPVEFSHPHKKATFNQREMGNDFDTFASGLRAALRQGPKVILIGEMRDRETVEIGVSAAETGHLVVSTLHTVDAGQSIDRVLGMFSIEEEKQIRIRLSGTVRWIVCQRLLPKVGGGRVAAFDILGSNLRSRETILNGETEGKTFYEIQSASKAFGMTTFDDYIIELFEKGLITEETAMSYCSRKGIVGRGIDMVKSKRGEATTDIDNLEMA
- a CDS encoding type IV pilus twitching motility protein PilT produces the protein MAKIDAFFKLMNDQGASDLHLVSGQPPALRLRGDIERIKYKILENDSLKAMLYEIAPEDKIKVFEETGDVDFGYEIPGLARYRANFFMQKYGCAAVFREIPSTILTAEQLGLPPVLSKLAGLPRGLAVVTGPTGSGKSTTLAAIIDEANKTRKDHILTVEDPVEFVHVSQNCIVNHREVGSHTKSFSAALKGALREDPDIILVGEMRDLETIALAVEAASTGHLVFGTLHTSSAAKTVDRIIEVFPSSEQDQIRSTLADGIRAVVAQNLFKRIDKKGRCAAQEILIATPAVRNLVRENKTYQINSAMQTGKKYGMQLLDDAIMILLEKGWISAEEAYMKSNEKAKFRPFLKTPPSDFTDA
- a CDS encoding YggT family protein — translated: MFIIGNFLIALATVLNYALTFYMWVVIARAVLSWVNPDPYNQIVRIINNLTEPVLSQIRRRLPVSYGGIDFSPIIIFLVIIFLQEFIVSSLFGLGKSLL